The Streptomyces sp. NBC_00440 genome contains a region encoding:
- a CDS encoding DUF4233 domain-containing protein: MRTLCASTLIGEFFVIGFAGLVAMKGDLSETTVWTVCGIGMLLSVLLCGMLSRPGAVQIGWALQIALIASGFFVPVMFILGVAFAGLWWASVHYGRIVDEAKARWAEQASAGPDAA, translated from the coding sequence ATGCGCACGCTCTGCGCGTCCACCTTGATCGGTGAGTTCTTCGTGATCGGTTTCGCCGGTCTGGTCGCCATGAAGGGCGATCTGTCGGAGACCACGGTCTGGACGGTATGCGGTATCGGGATGCTCCTCTCCGTGCTGCTGTGCGGAATGCTGAGCCGTCCGGGTGCTGTCCAGATCGGCTGGGCGCTCCAGATCGCGCTGATCGCCAGCGGTTTCTTCGTACCGGTGATGTTCATCCTCGGGGTGGCGTTCGCCGGACTGTGGTGGGCGTCCGTCCACTACGGGCGGATCGTCGACGAGGCGAAGGCCCGCTGGGCGGAGCAGGCCTCCGCAGGGCCTGACGCTGCGTAA
- a CDS encoding TIGR03936 family radical SAM-associated protein encodes MQRIRLRYTKRGRLRFTSHRDFQRAFERALRRAEVPMAYSAGFTPHPKVSYANAAPTGTGSEAEFLEIALTEARDPGTLRKLLDESLPDGLDITDAVEAHTSGLADRLTASVWELRLDGVEFEEAERAVAAFNAAGEVEVQRRTKNGVRTFDARSAVAGLEAVRHEPGTDAAAGGADGTEPVNRPGGERCAILRLVVRHVTPAVRPDDVLSGLRVVADLAPPVPAAVTRLAQGLFDEESGTVTDPLSPDREAAPAAPPTAAGTATHRLPADGTPATV; translated from the coding sequence GTGCAGCGCATCCGACTGCGCTACACCAAGCGCGGCCGCCTCCGGTTCACCAGCCACCGTGACTTCCAGCGTGCCTTCGAGCGTGCGCTGCGCAGAGCCGAGGTGCCGATGGCGTACTCGGCGGGCTTCACGCCGCATCCGAAGGTGTCGTACGCCAATGCCGCACCCACCGGCACCGGCAGCGAGGCCGAGTTCCTGGAGATCGCCCTCACCGAGGCGCGTGACCCCGGGACGCTGCGGAAGCTGCTCGACGAGTCCCTCCCGGACGGGCTCGACATCACCGACGCGGTCGAGGCCCACACCTCGGGCCTCGCCGACCGGCTGACCGCCTCCGTATGGGAACTGCGCCTGGACGGCGTGGAGTTCGAGGAGGCGGAGCGGGCCGTGGCCGCGTTCAACGCCGCCGGGGAGGTCGAGGTCCAGCGCCGCACCAAGAACGGCGTACGGACCTTCGACGCCCGCAGCGCCGTGGCCGGTCTGGAGGCCGTCCGCCACGAGCCCGGCACGGACGCCGCAGCCGGCGGAGCCGACGGCACCGAGCCGGTCAATAGGCCGGGAGGTGAGCGCTGTGCGATACTGCGGCTGGTTGTTCGGCACGTGACACCTGCTGTGCGACCCGACGACGTCCTGTCCGGTCTCCGCGTTGTGGCCGACCTCGCGCCGCCGGTCCCCGCAGCGGTGACCAGGCTGGCGCAGGGGCTCTTCGACGAGGAGTCCGGCACGGTGACCGACCCGCTTTCGCCCGACCGCGAGGCAGCCCCGGCCGCTCCACCCACGGCCGCCGGAACCGCCACCCACCGGCTTCCCGCCGACGGGACACCCGCGACGGTGTGA
- the mreD gene encoding rod shape-determining protein MreD: MRLNRMLLSATLVVVALVIQVSVLARLQLPGAVPDLLLLTVVGLALVYGHVGGALIGFGAGLLADLAPPADHAAGRYALVLCVIGYAAGLAKPENGRIRSVTVPMLVVVAAAIGSTLLYAGVGSLVGDTAARHVGLLGLLFSAAIYDLLLAPFTVPLIMALARRAENDPLAEGRDTGGVTSDVATGWLATGTGLKIGSQRGGLRMKAAKSRAAKAGRIKGVKRL; encoded by the coding sequence ATGCGTCTCAACCGGATGCTGCTCTCGGCCACGCTGGTGGTGGTCGCCCTGGTGATCCAGGTGAGCGTGCTCGCCCGACTCCAACTCCCCGGCGCCGTGCCGGACCTGCTGCTGCTCACGGTGGTGGGCCTCGCCCTGGTGTACGGCCATGTGGGCGGCGCCCTGATCGGCTTCGGCGCCGGCCTGCTGGCCGACCTGGCCCCGCCCGCCGACCACGCCGCCGGGCGGTACGCGCTGGTGCTGTGCGTGATCGGGTACGCGGCCGGGCTCGCCAAGCCGGAGAACGGCCGGATCAGGTCCGTCACCGTACCGATGCTCGTGGTGGTCGCCGCCGCGATCGGCTCCACGCTGCTCTACGCCGGGGTGGGCTCCCTCGTCGGTGACACGGCAGCCCGCCATGTGGGCCTGCTCGGGCTGCTGTTCAGCGCCGCGATCTACGACCTGCTGCTCGCACCGTTCACCGTGCCGCTCATCATGGCGCTGGCGAGACGCGCCGAGAACGACCCGCTCGCCGAAGGCCGCGACACCGGCGGAGTGACGAGCGACGTCGCCACCGGCTGGCTGGCGACGGGCACCGGACTGAAGATCGGCAGCCAGCGTGGCGGCCTGCGCATGAAGGCGGCCAAGTCACGCGCGGCGAAGGCCGGACGCATCAAGGGGGTCAAGAGGCTGTGA
- the rodA gene encoding rod shape-determining protein RodA produces MGGFSVARYAPEQGTWSKLTARDSLMRRLDWPLLMSSLALSFIGMLLVYSATRGRTSLTHGDPYYFLLRHAMNTGIGVGLMIGTIWLGHRTLRGAVPILFGISVLMILAVLSPLGQTVNGAHAWIVIGGGFSLQPSEFTKITIILGMAMILASRVDAGDQDHPDHRTVAKALGVAAIPIFIIMLMPDLGSVMVIAMIVLGILLASGASNRWVVGLIGTGVVGAIGVWKAGLLDEYQIARFAAFANPALDPAGVGYNTNQARIAIGSGGLHGTGLFHGSQTTGQFVPEQQTDFVFTVAGEELGFVGAGLILVLLGIVLWRACRIARETTELYGTIVAAGIIAWFAFQAFENIGMTLGIMPVAGLPLPFVSYGGSSMFAVWVAIGLLQSIRVQRPMSA; encoded by the coding sequence ATGGGCGGTTTCTCCGTAGCGCGGTACGCCCCGGAACAGGGCACCTGGTCCAAGCTGACCGCTCGCGACTCGCTGATGCGCAGGCTGGACTGGCCGCTGCTGATGTCGTCGCTCGCGCTGTCGTTCATCGGCATGCTGCTGGTGTACTCGGCCACCCGCGGGCGCACCTCCCTCACCCACGGCGACCCGTACTACTTCCTGCTGCGCCACGCCATGAACACCGGCATCGGCGTCGGCCTGATGATCGGCACCATCTGGCTCGGCCACCGGACCCTGCGCGGCGCGGTCCCGATCCTGTTCGGCATCTCCGTACTCATGATCCTCGCGGTCCTCTCGCCGCTCGGGCAGACCGTGAACGGCGCGCACGCCTGGATCGTCATCGGCGGCGGATTCTCGCTCCAGCCGTCCGAGTTCACCAAGATCACGATCATTCTGGGGATGGCGATGATCCTCGCCTCCCGGGTGGACGCGGGTGACCAGGACCATCCCGACCACCGCACGGTCGCCAAGGCGCTCGGGGTGGCCGCCATCCCGATCTTCATCATCATGCTGATGCCGGACCTCGGCTCGGTCATGGTGATCGCGATGATCGTCCTCGGCATCCTGCTGGCCTCCGGCGCCTCCAACCGCTGGGTGGTCGGGCTCATCGGCACCGGAGTGGTCGGCGCCATCGGGGTCTGGAAGGCCGGGCTGCTCGACGAATACCAGATCGCCCGCTTCGCCGCCTTCGCCAACCCCGCGCTCGACCCGGCGGGCGTCGGCTACAACACCAACCAGGCGCGGATCGCGATCGGTTCGGGCGGCCTGCACGGAACCGGCCTCTTCCACGGCTCCCAGACCACCGGGCAGTTCGTCCCCGAGCAGCAGACCGACTTCGTCTTCACCGTCGCCGGTGAGGAACTCGGCTTCGTGGGCGCCGGACTGATCCTGGTCCTGCTCGGCATCGTGCTCTGGCGCGCCTGCCGGATCGCCCGGGAGACGACCGAGCTGTACGGCACGATCGTCGCGGCCGGGATCATCGCCTGGTTCGCCTTCCAGGCGTTCGAGAACATCGGGATGACGCTCGGCATCATGCCGGTGGCAGGGCTTCCGCTGCCGTTCGTCTCGTACGGGGGGTCCTCGATGTTCGCCGTGTGGGTCGCGATCGGGCTGCTCCAGTCGATCCGGGTGCAGCGGCCCATGTCGGCCTGA
- the mreC gene encoding rod shape-determining protein MreC yields the protein MRDTRESRLLLVLLIAIAFALITVDIRGGEASPVDGARHAAATVFGPVESGVADAVNPVGNAIGAVRDSGDRHNRISALQRENTALKQQLGSSARNRSRVRQLDSMLKTAGAGQYGIKGAQVIAIGAAQGFSWTVTIDAGTADGIKRDMTVLNGDGLVGRVTTVGPNTATVLLANDPDFTVGTRMEKTDEVGFATGRGDRPLSVQFLNGKAEVKKGDRLVTFGSSNDKPFVPGVPVGQVVRVDPSGGDLTRTVYVRPYVSFTKLDLVGVVVEPPRSNPRDTVLPAKPAKPKPAPTVTVTATPSGAGANTDPNAPQQ from the coding sequence GTGAGGGACACACGAGAGAGCCGGCTGCTCCTGGTGCTGCTGATCGCCATCGCGTTCGCGCTGATCACGGTGGACATCCGCGGCGGTGAGGCGTCTCCGGTGGATGGCGCCCGGCACGCCGCCGCCACCGTGTTCGGACCGGTCGAGAGCGGTGTCGCGGACGCCGTGAACCCGGTCGGCAACGCCATCGGTGCAGTACGGGACTCCGGCGACCGGCACAACCGCATCAGCGCGCTGCAGCGTGAGAACACCGCTCTGAAGCAGCAGCTCGGCAGCAGCGCCCGCAACCGCAGCCGCGTACGCCAGCTCGACAGCATGCTCAAGACCGCCGGCGCGGGCCAGTACGGGATCAAGGGTGCCCAGGTCATCGCCATAGGAGCGGCCCAGGGGTTCTCCTGGACGGTCACCATCGACGCCGGAACCGCCGACGGCATCAAGCGGGACATGACCGTGCTCAACGGGGACGGACTCGTCGGCCGGGTCACCACCGTCGGCCCCAACACCGCCACCGTGCTGCTCGCCAACGACCCCGACTTCACCGTCGGCACCCGGATGGAGAAGACCGACGAGGTCGGCTTCGCCACCGGCCGCGGCGACCGCCCGCTCTCGGTCCAGTTCCTGAACGGCAAGGCCGAGGTCAAGAAGGGCGACCGGCTGGTCACCTTCGGCTCCAGCAACGACAAGCCCTTCGTGCCCGGGGTGCCGGTCGGCCAGGTCGTCCGCGTGGACCCGTCCGGCGGCGACCTCACCCGTACGGTCTACGTCCGCCCGTACGTCAGCTTCACCAAGCTCGACCTGGTCGGCGTCGTCGTGGAGCCGCCGCGCAGCAACCCGCGCGACACGGTCCTCCCCGCCAAGCCCGCCAAGCCGAAGCCCGCCCCCACCGTCACGGTCACCGCCACGCCTTCCGGCGCCGGGGCCAACACCGACCCCAACGCCCCCCAGCAGTAG
- the ndk gene encoding nucleoside-diphosphate kinase, which yields MSQRTLVLLKPDTVRRRLVGEVVGRIERKANWTITAMELRTLDQDTLEQHYGEHKGKPFYEPLVEFMASGPVVALVVEGERVIEGVRALAGPTDPIAAAPGSIRGDFGTIVRENLIHASDSEESAERELKIFFPGVS from the coding sequence GTGAGCCAGCGCACGCTCGTTCTGCTCAAGCCCGACACCGTACGCCGCCGGCTTGTCGGCGAGGTCGTCGGCCGCATCGAGCGCAAGGCGAACTGGACCATCACGGCGATGGAGCTGCGGACGCTCGACCAGGACACGCTGGAGCAGCACTACGGCGAGCACAAGGGCAAGCCCTTCTACGAGCCGCTGGTCGAATTCATGGCCTCGGGTCCGGTCGTCGCGCTGGTCGTCGAGGGTGAGCGGGTCATCGAGGGCGTACGCGCCCTGGCGGGTCCGACTGACCCGATTGCCGCAGCGCCCGGCTCCATTCGTGGCGATTTCGGCACCATCGTCCGGGAGAATCTCATCCACGCCTCGGACTCGGAGGAGTCCGCAGAGCGAGAATTGAAGATTTTTTTCCCGGGCGTATCCTGA
- a CDS encoding TIGR03960 family B12-binding radical SAM protein, whose translation MPVESVESVFPRLEALLPHVQKPIQYVGGELNSTVKPWESCDVRWALMYPDAYEVGLPNQGVMILYEVLNEREGVLAERTYSVWPDLEELMREHKVPQFTVDAHRPVKAFDVFGLSFSTELGYTNMLTALDLADIPLDAKDRTLDDPIVLAGGHAAFNPEPIADFIDCAVIGDGEQAVLEITEIVRAWKAEGRPGGRDEVLFRLSKTGGVYVPRFYDVEYLPDGRIGRVVPNKSGVPWRVSKHTVMDLDEWPYPKQPLVPLAETVHERMSVEIFRGCTRGCRFCQAGMITRPVRERSITGIGDMVEKGLKATGFEEVGLLSLSSADHSEIGDIAKGLADRYTEDKVGLSLPSTRVDAFNIDLANELTRNGRRSGLTFAPEGGSERIRKVINKMVSEEDLIRTVSTAYGNGWRQVKLYFMCGLPTETDEDVLQIGDMAVNVIAEGRRVSGQNDIRCTVSIGGFVPKPHTPFQWAPQLSAEDTDARLTKLRDKIRGDKKYGRSIGFRYHDGKPGIVEGLLSRGDRRVGSVIRAVYEGGGRFDGWREYFSYDRWMKAAEQTLPGFGVDVDWYTTRERTYEEVLPWDHLDSGLDKDWLWEDWQDSLDETEVEDCRWTPCFDCGVCPQLDLDIQIGPTGKKLLPLTVVNK comes from the coding sequence ATGCCTGTCGAGTCGGTCGAGTCGGTCTTCCCGCGACTGGAAGCGCTTCTCCCGCACGTCCAGAAGCCCATCCAGTACGTGGGCGGAGAGCTGAACTCCACCGTCAAGCCGTGGGAGAGCTGCGACGTCCGCTGGGCGCTGATGTACCCGGACGCATACGAGGTCGGACTGCCCAACCAGGGCGTCATGATCCTCTACGAGGTGCTCAACGAGCGCGAGGGTGTGCTCGCCGAGCGCACCTACAGCGTCTGGCCGGACCTCGAAGAGCTGATGCGCGAGCACAAGGTGCCGCAGTTCACGGTCGACGCGCACCGCCCGGTGAAGGCGTTCGACGTCTTCGGGCTGAGCTTCTCCACCGAGCTCGGCTACACCAACATGCTCACCGCCCTGGATCTCGCGGACATCCCGCTGGACGCCAAGGACCGGACCCTCGACGACCCGATCGTGCTCGCGGGCGGCCATGCGGCGTTCAACCCCGAGCCGATCGCCGACTTCATCGACTGCGCGGTCATCGGCGACGGTGAGCAGGCGGTCCTGGAGATCACCGAGATCGTCCGCGCCTGGAAGGCCGAAGGGCGTCCCGGCGGCCGCGACGAGGTGCTCTTCCGGCTCTCGAAGACCGGCGGTGTCTACGTCCCGCGCTTCTACGACGTCGAGTACCTGCCCGACGGGCGTATCGGCCGTGTCGTTCCCAACAAGTCGGGCGTGCCGTGGCGGGTCTCCAAGCACACCGTCATGGACCTCGACGAGTGGCCCTACCCGAAGCAGCCGCTCGTCCCGCTCGCCGAGACCGTCCACGAGCGGATGTCCGTCGAGATCTTCCGCGGCTGCACCCGCGGCTGCCGTTTCTGCCAGGCCGGCATGATCACGCGCCCCGTGCGGGAGCGAAGCATCACCGGCATCGGCGACATGGTGGAGAAGGGTCTCAAGGCGACCGGCTTCGAGGAGGTCGGCCTCCTGTCGCTGTCGTCCGCGGACCACAGCGAGATCGGTGACATCGCCAAGGGCCTCGCCGACCGCTACACCGAGGACAAGGTCGGCCTCTCGCTGCCGTCGACCCGGGTGGACGCGTTCAACATCGACCTGGCCAACGAGCTCACCAGGAACGGCCGCAGGTCCGGCCTGACCTTCGCCCCCGAGGGCGGCTCCGAGCGCATCCGCAAGGTCATCAACAAGATGGTCTCGGAGGAGGACCTGATCCGTACGGTCTCCACCGCGTACGGCAACGGCTGGCGCCAGGTGAAGCTGTACTTCATGTGCGGCCTGCCCACCGAGACGGACGAGGACGTCCTCCAGATCGGCGACATGGCGGTCAACGTCATCGCCGAGGGGCGCCGCGTCTCCGGCCAGAACGACATCCGCTGCACCGTCTCCATCGGCGGTTTCGTGCCCAAGCCGCACACCCCGTTCCAGTGGGCGCCGCAGCTCTCCGCCGAGGACACCGACGCCCGGCTCACCAAGCTGCGCGACAAGATCCGCGGCGACAAGAAGTACGGCCGCTCGATCGGCTTCCGCTACCACGACGGCAAGCCCGGCATCGTCGAGGGCCTGCTCTCGCGCGGTGACCGCCGGGTCGGCTCGGTCATCCGCGCGGTGTACGAGGGCGGCGGCCGGTTCGACGGCTGGCGCGAGTACTTCAGCTACGACCGCTGGATGAAGGCGGCCGAGCAGACGCTCCCCGGCTTCGGCGTGGACGTCGACTGGTACACGACCCGTGAGCGCACGTACGAGGAGGTCCTGCCCTGGGACCACCTGGACTCCGGTCTCGACAAGGACTGGCTCTGGGAGGACTGGCAGGACTCGCTCGACGAGACCGAGGTCGAGGACTGCCGCTGGACGCCGTGCTTCGACTGCGGGGTGTGCCCCCAGCTCGACCTCGACATCCAGATCGGGCCGACCGGCAAGAAACTCCTGCCGCTGACCGTCGTCAACAAATAG
- a CDS encoding rod shape-determining protein produces MSFIGRDMAIDLGTANTLVYVRGRGIVLNEPSVVAINTNTGGILAVGAEAKKMIGRTPGNIVAVRPLKDGVIADFEITERMLRYFILKIHKRRYLARPRVVVCVPSGITGVERRAVIEASTQAGARQVHIIEEPMAAAIGSGLPVHEATGNMVVDIGGGTTEVAVISLGGIVTAQSIRVAGDELDNAIIQHIKKEYSLLLGERTAEQIKITIGSAFDLEKDEHTEIRGRDLVSGLPKTVVISAAEVRKAIEEPVNAIVDAVKTTLDKCPPELSGDVMDRGIVLTGGGALLRGLDERLRHETGMPIHIAEDPLDSVALGSGKCVEEFEALQQVLDAQPRR; encoded by the coding sequence ATGTCGTTCATCGGCCGTGACATGGCTATCGACCTCGGGACTGCCAACACGCTGGTGTACGTCAGGGGTCGAGGAATCGTCCTCAACGAACCCTCCGTCGTCGCCATCAACACCAACACCGGCGGGATCCTCGCCGTAGGCGCCGAGGCGAAAAAGATGATCGGCCGTACGCCGGGCAACATCGTTGCCGTACGGCCGCTGAAGGACGGCGTGATCGCCGACTTCGAAATCACCGAGCGGATGCTCCGCTACTTCATCCTGAAGATCCACAAGCGCCGCTACCTGGCCCGGCCGCGCGTCGTCGTCTGTGTTCCCTCGGGCATCACAGGGGTCGAGCGCCGCGCCGTCATCGAGGCGTCGACCCAGGCGGGCGCCCGCCAGGTGCACATCATCGAAGAGCCCATGGCGGCCGCCATCGGCTCGGGGCTGCCCGTCCACGAGGCCACCGGCAACATGGTGGTCGACATCGGCGGCGGCACCACCGAGGTCGCGGTGATCTCGCTCGGAGGAATCGTCACGGCGCAGTCGATCCGGGTCGCGGGCGACGAGCTGGACAACGCGATCATCCAGCACATCAAGAAGGAGTACTCCCTCCTCCTCGGTGAGCGCACCGCCGAACAGATCAAGATCACGATCGGCTCCGCGTTCGATCTGGAGAAGGACGAGCACACCGAGATCCGCGGCCGCGATCTCGTGTCCGGGCTGCCCAAGACGGTGGTGATCTCCGCCGCCGAGGTCCGCAAGGCCATCGAGGAGCCGGTCAACGCCATTGTCGACGCGGTCAAGACGACGCTCGACAAGTGCCCGCCCGAGCTCTCCGGCGACGTCATGGACCGCGGCATCGTCCTCACCGGCGGCGGGGCGCTGCTCCGCGGTCTGGACGAGCGGCTGCGCCACGAGACGGGCATGCCCATCCACATCGCCGAGGACCCGCTCGACTCCGTCGCCCTCGGATCGGGCAAGTGCGTCGAGGAGTTCGAGGCACTCCAGCAGGTCCTGGACGCCCAGCCCCGCCGGTGA
- the mrdA gene encoding penicillin-binding protein 2, producing the protein MSNIPETGRTSRVRIRLVVIQVLVFSLLLTLGGRLWYLQIRNGQEYSAEARNNHVQQVVQPAVRGSIFDARGVPIADNETKLVVSANRTDLLRMSDDGKAVLTRLAGVLGMKPKDVIAKVRLCDAKTPKPCWNGSPYQPIPVTETATTQQALQIRERTEDFPGITAGPTAVRSYPGTGGLNAAQVLGYLGPVTDQEVAKSNKTNNPLLRSDQVGRAGLESTYDQQLRGKSGVTRYEVDNLGRVIGKAGQTASQPGSSLVTSIDSRVQALTEKELDATMKALRKTYDSVTHTNYKADSGAAVVMDVHTGQVIAMASAPTYNPNVWGGGISAKNYSKLTKASSNYPLLNRAIQGQSAPGSTFKVISTSAAINAGYAPDGGYPCTSSMTIGNREFKNFEGENYGDISLGKALEVSCDTVFYHVAYDQWKKDGGNNPKHPKDWFFKTAHEFGLGKKTGIDLPDELAGRVPDREWKKAYWEANKDVWCKQGKKNGTYVEQIEYENCTDGKQVRAGDSVNYAIGQGDTLLTPVQEAMIYSALANGGTMYQPSVGKAIVSADGKTVQPIKPKRVGRLPDSKSTVSYINKALEGVVTSGTAAWQFGGWPQNKIPLHAKTGTAEVAGKQTTGWLSTYTKDYAIVMTISQGGTGSGAAGPAVRKIYEAMYGIGKDGKQDPKKALLPHPQTSLPKINKDGAIISPKITPAKPDPSPPAPSPSSSGGQQIAAGPGRRD; encoded by the coding sequence GTGAGCAATATTCCCGAGACCGGACGGACCTCGCGGGTCCGGATCCGGCTCGTCGTCATTCAGGTCCTGGTCTTCTCCCTCCTCCTCACCCTCGGCGGCCGGCTCTGGTACCTCCAGATCCGCAACGGCCAGGAGTACAGCGCGGAGGCCAGGAACAACCACGTCCAGCAGGTCGTACAGCCCGCCGTGCGAGGCTCCATCTTCGACGCGCGCGGGGTGCCGATCGCCGACAACGAGACCAAGCTCGTCGTCTCCGCCAACCGCACCGACCTGTTGCGGATGAGCGACGACGGCAAGGCCGTCCTCACCCGGCTGGCCGGCGTGCTCGGGATGAAGCCCAAGGACGTCATCGCGAAGGTCAGGCTCTGCGACGCCAAGACACCGAAGCCGTGCTGGAACGGCTCGCCGTACCAGCCGATCCCCGTCACCGAGACCGCCACCACCCAGCAGGCGCTCCAGATCCGCGAGCGCACCGAGGACTTCCCCGGCATCACCGCCGGGCCCACCGCGGTCCGCAGCTACCCGGGCACCGGGGGACTCAACGCCGCCCAGGTCCTCGGCTACCTCGGCCCGGTCACCGACCAGGAAGTCGCCAAGTCGAACAAGACGAACAACCCGCTGCTCCGCTCCGACCAGGTCGGCCGTGCCGGTCTTGAGTCCACGTACGACCAGCAGCTGCGCGGCAAGTCCGGTGTCACCCGCTACGAGGTGGACAACCTCGGCCGGGTCATCGGCAAGGCCGGGCAGACGGCGTCGCAGCCCGGCAGTTCCCTGGTCACCAGCATCGACTCCCGGGTGCAGGCGCTCACCGAGAAGGAACTGGACGCGACCATGAAGGCCCTCCGGAAAACCTATGACTCGGTCACCCACACCAACTACAAGGCCGACTCGGGCGCGGCCGTGGTGATGGACGTCCACACCGGGCAGGTCATCGCGATGGCCAGCGCCCCGACGTACAACCCCAACGTCTGGGGCGGCGGCATCTCGGCCAAGAACTACAGCAAGCTCACCAAGGCGTCCTCCAACTACCCCCTGCTGAACCGCGCCATCCAGGGGCAGTCGGCGCCCGGCTCGACCTTCAAGGTCATCTCCACCAGCGCCGCCATCAACGCCGGGTACGCGCCCGACGGCGGCTACCCCTGCACCTCGTCGATGACCATCGGCAACCGCGAGTTCAAGAACTTCGAGGGCGAGAACTACGGGGACATCAGCCTGGGCAAGGCCCTGGAGGTCTCCTGCGACACGGTCTTCTACCACGTGGCCTACGACCAGTGGAAGAAGGACGGCGGCAACAACCCCAAGCACCCGAAGGACTGGTTCTTCAAGACCGCCCACGAGTTCGGGCTCGGCAAGAAGACCGGTATCGACCTGCCCGACGAGCTGGCCGGCCGGGTCCCGGACCGCGAGTGGAAGAAGGCCTACTGGGAGGCCAACAAGGACGTCTGGTGCAAGCAGGGCAAGAAGAACGGCACCTACGTCGAGCAGATCGAGTACGAGAACTGCACCGACGGCAAGCAGGTCCGCGCCGGTGACTCCGTCAACTACGCCATCGGCCAGGGCGACACGCTCCTCACCCCGGTCCAGGAGGCGATGATCTACTCGGCCCTCGCCAACGGCGGCACGATGTACCAGCCGAGCGTCGGCAAGGCGATCGTCAGCGCCGACGGCAAGACGGTGCAACCGATCAAGCCGAAGCGCGTCGGCAGGCTCCCCGACAGCAAGTCGACCGTCTCGTACATCAACAAGGCCCTGGAGGGCGTGGTCACCAGCGGTACGGCGGCCTGGCAGTTCGGCGGCTGGCCGCAGAACAAGATCCCCCTGCACGCCAAGACCGGCACCGCGGAGGTCGCGGGCAAGCAGACCACGGGGTGGCTGTCCACGTACACCAAGGACTACGCGATCGTGATGACGATCTCCCAGGGCGGTACCGGATCCGGCGCCGCCGGACCCGCGGTCCGCAAGATCTACGAGGCCATGTACGGCATCGGCAAGGACGGCAAGCAGGACCCCAAGAAGGCGCTCCTGCCCCATCCGCAGACGAGCCTGCCGAAGATCAACAAGGACGGTGCGATCATCTCGCCCAAGATCACGCCGGCCAAGCCCGATCCGTCGCCGCCGGCGCCCTCGCCGTCGTCATCGGGCGGACAGCAGATCGCGGCCGGACCGGGCAGGAGGGACTAG